A stretch of the Spirochaetales bacterium genome encodes the following:
- a CDS encoding C39 family peptidase, which produces MIKGARRWNDRYETFYTQTNNPTEGLLKKLVKKLTAGWLETCGPTAACSCLAAVGYGLSITTPGGYSPQHEEILSDFLNDPRNYAKLEEIRKGVEHIPGNRIPQFYPFAVKEVYGAKGKFMWLKGLEEIARILQSGKAIQLCLKKPGHYIAAVAYDDETNEIIFNDPWPQRSGLKKGGFNERMDRREYETNVHSFIVVYEGV; this is translated from the coding sequence ATGATAAAAGGAGCAAGACGCTGGAATGACCGGTATGAAACCTTTTATACCCAGACAAACAATCCGACTGAAGGGCTTTTAAAAAAACTTGTCAAAAAACTGACCGCCGGCTGGCTTGAAACATGCGGCCCCACCGCTGCATGTTCATGTCTTGCCGCGGTCGGTTATGGCCTTTCGATTACAACACCCGGAGGATACAGTCCTCAGCATGAAGAAATACTTTCCGATTTTTTGAATGATCCGCGCAATTACGCAAAGCTGGAAGAAATCCGAAAAGGGGTTGAACATATTCCCGGAAACAGGATTCCCCAATTTTATCCCTTTGCCGTAAAGGAAGTATACGGGGCAAAAGGGAAGTTTATGTGGCTCAAAGGGCTTGAGGAGATTGCGCGCATCCTGCAATCAGGAAAGGCGATACAGTTGTGTCTGAAAAAGCCGGGACATTATATTGCCGCGGTTGCCTATGACGATGAAACGAATGAGATCATATTCAATGATCCGTGGCCCCAACGGAGTGGTTTGAAAAAAGGCGGTTTTAACGAACGGATGGACCGGCGGGAATATGAAACGAACGTACATTCGTTCATTGTCGTCTACGAAGGGGTATGA
- a CDS encoding P-II family nitrogen regulator, producing the protein MKLIIAYIQPHRLSDVKQELYKAKIYKMSVTNAVGCGQQMGYTERYRGVDIEVNLLKKVRLEIAVNEDFVKPTIDAITSGARTGEIGDGKIFIVDLGECIRIRSGETGSDAIG; encoded by the coding sequence ATGAAACTGATTATCGCCTATATACAGCCGCACAGACTGTCCGATGTTAAACAGGAACTTTACAAGGCGAAAATATATAAAATGTCGGTGACCAATGCGGTCGGGTGCGGGCAGCAGATGGGATATACCGAACGTTACCGCGGCGTCGATATCGAGGTCAATCTGTTGAAAAAGGTTCGACTGGAAATCGCGGTGAACGAGGATTTCGTCAAACCGACCATTGACGCGATCACCTCCGGCGCCAGAACCGGTGAAATCGGCGACGGCAAGATTTTCATCGTCGATCTCGGGGAATGCATACGCATTCGAAGCGGGGAAACCGGTTCGGATGCAATCGGTTAG